GTCATCAGGCTCCGTGCAGGCGGGTGAGGCGCCGGACTGGGCCGCCACCTGGCTCACCGGCCGGGCCGAGAAGGCCGAGAGGTCCGCGACGAAGGCGTCGGCCGCCACCGCCGCGGCACCACCCTCCTCCGTCGCCCAGGACGACGACGGACGCGCGGCCGCCAGGCGCGGCTCCGCCTCGGCCGCCCGCCAGCACAAGGTGGCCGCCGGGGTCGCCGAGCTGGACGAGTGGCTGGCCGACCAGGTCCGAGCGGGCCTGGCCGGGCTGGACGCCGCCGGCTACGCCCCGTTCGAGGCCGTGGCCGCGCGCATGGTCGACGCGCAGGCCCCCGGGCTGGCGACCCGCCTGCGCCGTCTGCCGGGCGTGGTCGCCTCGGGCGAGGGCTGGCCTGGCCGGCTGCTGGAGGAGCTCGCGGCGCTGCGACTGGTGACCTCGGCGCACGGCCGCCTCGACGACCTGCCCGGTCCCCTGCGGGCCAGCGTCCAGCGCGAGCTGGGCCAGCCGGTCAGCAGCGACGACGTGCTCGCGAGTCCCGGCACCGCGGACCTGTGGCAGGTCCTCGCCCTGCGCGACGCCGAGGAGGGCTCCCTGACCACCCGCCGGGTCTGGCTGTGGGGAACCCGCGCGCAGCGCCCCGCGGTGGTCCTGTCCTTCGCCCCGCGGGGCGGTGCGCTCGACGTCTCGCTGGTGCCCGGCACCGCGGTGGAGGCCGTGGTGCACCACCACCCCGGGGCAGCGCCGCTGCGAGTGCTGGTGGGCGAGCGCACCGGTGCTCCGGGTCCGCTGCCCGACTGGCCCGAGGGGAACCTCGCCGCGGCGTCGGCCGCCTTCGCGGCCGCGGTCGCCGCCGACCCGTGGACCACCTCGTGGCCGGCGCTGCTGTCACCGGTGCAACTGGTGCCGCCTGGCACGGACGGCGCCTGGGCCCTGCAGGACGCCTCCGGGCGCCGGGCGCGGCTCGTCCACAGCGACGACGACGCCCCGTGGCGCGCCCTGGCGGTGACCGGTGGGCGACCCGCCGCGGTGGCGGTGGAGGTGGAGGCCAGCGGTGTCCGGCTCCTCGCCGTCCGCGACGGGCAGCGGCTGGTGGCGGCGTGAGCGCCTGGGACGACGCCGCGGCGAGCGCACTGCTCGGCACCCGCCGCCGGGCCGCGCTGCCTCCGTCGCTCCTCACCGCGCCCGGGCCGCTGGCGCCCGCGGCGGAGCACCTGGCTGCGCTCGCCGCGCAGGACCCGGCGCGGGCGCTGCTGGACGCCGCCGCCGTGCTGGCGCCCTGGCGCCGCGCCGGTCGGGCCCCGGCCCTGGCGGACGCACCGGACGACCAGCAGCCCGCGCCGACGCCCACGGGTCCGGACGAGGGATCCGCGCTGGCGCCGGCGGCGGTCGCCCGGCTCGAGCTGCTGCTGGCCTCACCGCGGAACGACGAGGTCACGGCGCTGCTGCGGGAGTGGCTGGAGGCAGCGGCCCAGCACGGACGCCGGCTCCCCGCCGAGCACCTCCCGCGCCTGCTGACCGACGCCGCGCGCGACACCGCCCTGGCCGCGTCCCTCGCACCGGCGCTGGGCGCGCGGGGCAGGTGGCTCGCGGCGCTGCGACCCGACTGGCAGCGCGTCGCCGGGCGCCACGCACAGGCACCGGGCGGCCCGACCGACACCTCGCCGGAAGCGGCTGCCCGCACGTGGGGCACGGGCTCCGCGGCAGAGCGGCGCCTTCTGCTGGCCGCGCTCCGAGCCGTCGACCCGGCCGCGGGGACCGCCCTGCTGGCGGGCACCTGGGCGAAGGAGTCCGGCGCGGACCGCGAGGCCCTGCTGCCGCTGCTCGCCGACGGCGCCGGCCCCTGGGACGAGGCGCTGCTCGAGCAGGCCCTGCGCGACCGGCGCGAGGCGGTGCGCACCCAGGCGTCCCGGCTCCTCCTGCACATCCCGGGCACCGCCCTGCGGGAGCGGTGGACCGCCCGCGCGCGGGCCGCGGTGCGGGCGGAGCGGCACCTGCTGCGCTGGCGGATCGTCGTCGTCCCCCCGGAGCCGCTGACCGCGGACGAGCTGCGCGAGCTGGGAGGGCTGGGAGGGCTGGGAGGGCAGCGGCGCCCCCAGGGCACCGGTGAGCGGGCGTGGGCGCTCGAGCAGGTGGTCGCTGCGGCGCCGCTGGACACCTGGACGTCCGCCTCCGGTCGCTCGCCGGAGCAGCTGGTCTCCGCTCCCGTCGACGACGACTGGCGCGATCCCCTGCACCGCGGCTGGGTCACCGCCGCCTCGCGGCAGGGGGACGCCGAGTGGGCGCGGGCGCTGCTGGGCTCCGGTGAGTCGTCAGGGGTCGTCGCGCGCACTCCCCCGCAGCAGGTGGCGCGCCTCGTGGCCCTGCTGCCCCCGGACGAGGCGGGCGCCGTCGCGGCGAGGCTGCTGCGCGGCAGCGCGAGGACGTCCTCGACGGTGCAGCTGGTGCTCGACGCCGTGCCCACCCCCTGGCCCGCCGTGCTGCTCGACGCCGTCCTCGACCGGCTCGCACGCCCCGTGGAGGGGGCGGCGTGGGCGGACCGCTCGCTGGCGGCCACGGCGGCCCTGCGCCTGGCCGCCGGCGCAGGTGCGGCTGCAGCGCGCCGCCTCGGCGACCCCGACCCGACCTCTCCCCCCGGGCACCTGCTCCGGGTGCTGTCCTTCCGCCACGCGATGCTCGAGGAGCTCCGGTGACCGCTCAGACCCCCGACTCCCCCACGTCTCCTGCACCCGGCACGGCCGAGCAGCTGCTGCGGCCCCACGCCGAGCAGGCCTTCGCCGCGGAGCTGGCGGCGCTCGCCGCCGCGGACGACAGGCCGAGGCCGCCCCGGTGGGCGCTGTCGCCGTGGGCGGTGGCGACCTACCTGCTCGGCGGCACCCTCCCGGGCGGACACGTCATCACGCCCAAGTACGTGGGTCCGCGCCGCCTCGTGGAGGTGGCGGTGGCCACCCTCGCCACCGACCGCGCGCTGCTGCTGCTCGGCGTGCCCGGCACCGCCAAGACGTGGGTCTCCGAGCACCTCGCCGCTGCGGTCTCCGGCAGCTCGACGCTGCTCGTGCAGGGCACAGCGGGCACCGCCGAGGAGGCCGTCCGCTACGGCTGGAACTACGCCCGGCTGCTCGCCGAGGGACCGAGCCCGGCTGCGCTGGTGCCCTCACCGGTGATGACGGCCATGCGCGAGGGCCGGCTGGCCCGCGTGGAGGAGCTCACCCGCATCCCCAGCGACGTGCAGGACGCCCTCATCACCGTGCTGTCCGAGAAGGTGCTGCCCGTGCCCGAGCTGGGCACGGAGGTGCAGGCGGTGCAGGGGTTCAACGTCATCGCCACCGCCAACGACCGCGACCGCGGCGTCAACGAGCTCTCCAGCGCGCTGCGGCGCCGCTTCAACACGGTGGTTCTGCCGCTGCCGGCGTCCTTCGAGGACGAGGTGGACATCGTCAGCCGCCGCGTGGAGTCGATGGGCCGGGCCCTCGCCCTTCCGGAGCTGCCGGCGGCGGCCGAGGAGATCCGGCGGGTGGTCACGGTCTTCCGCGAGCTGCGCGCGGGCGCCACCTCCGACGGCCGCACCTCGCTGAAGAGCCCCTCGGGCACCCTGTCGACGGCGGAGGCCATCAGCGTGGTCACCGCGGGGCTGGCCCTGGCGGCGCACTTCGGCGACGGCGTGCTGCGCGCGGGCGACGTCGCCGCCGGCATCGTCGGCGCGGTGGTGCGCGACCCGGTCACCGACCGCGTCGCGTGGACGGAGTACCTGGAGGTGGTGGCCCGCGAGCGCGACGGCTGGGGCGACTTCTACCGCGCCTGCCGCGAGGTCAGCGGGTGACCAGTCCCTCCTCCGCGACGGGTCCGGACGTGCGCGTGCTGGGGGTGCGCCACCACGGACCGGGGTCGGCGCGGTCGGTGCGAGCCGAGCTGGAGGCGTTCTGCCCCGACGTCGTCCTCGTGGAGGGCCCCGCCGACGCAGACCCCCTGGTGCCGCTCATCACCGGCGAGGGCACGCAGCCGCCCCTCGCGCTGATGGCGCACGTGGTGGACGAGCCGCGCCGGTCGGTGTTCTGGCCGTTCGCCGTGTTCAGCCCGGAGTGGCAGGCGCTGGACTGGGCCACCTCGGCCGGGGTGCCGGTGAGGTTCTGCGACCTGCCCGCCGCGCTCCTGCTCGCCCCTCCTGCTGGGGAGGCCGCGGAGGAGGCCGGCCCGGAGGAGCAGGACGACAGCGCCGCGGAGGAGGAGGTGCCGCCCGTGCGCACCGACCCGCTGGCGGTGCTGGCGCGGGCGGCCGGCTACGACGACCCCGAGCGCTGGTGGGACGACGTGGTGGAGTCCCGCACCGAGGGCAGCCCGTTCCCGGCCGTCGCGGAGGCCATGGCGGCGCTGCGCGAGGAGGCCCCTCCCGCCGCGTCCGTCGCCGAGGCGCTCCACGAGCGCCGGCGCGAGGCGCACATGCGCACGGTGCTGCGCCGCGCGCTCAAGGAGGGCCACCAGCGGGTGGCGGTGGTGTGCGGCGCGTGGCACGCGCCGGCCCTGGGCGCCGGTGGGGCGAGGCTGGGCCCAGCCAGCGCTGACGCGGAGCTGCTCCGCGGGATGCCGAAGGCGAGGGTGGCCCTGACGTGGGTGCCGTGGACGCACGGCCGCCTCGCCGCGTCGTCCGGGTACGGCGCCGGGGTGGTCAGCCCCGGCTGGTACCACCACCTCTTCACCGCGCCGGACCGACCGGTGACCCGGTGGCTGGCCGCCGTGGCGGGGGTGCTGCGCGAGGAGGACCTGCCGGTCTCCTCGGCCTCGGTCATCGAGGCGGTGCGGCTGGCGGAGTCGCTGGCGGTGCTGCGCGGCCGTCCCCTCGCCGGGCTGGAGGAGGTGACCGAGGCCACCCGAGCGGCGCTCGTGGACGGGCAGGACCACCTGCTCGACCTGGTCGTCCGCCGCCTCGTGGTGGGCGAGGCGCTGGGGGTCGCCCCTCCGGACGCCCCCACCACCCCCCTGGAGGCGGACCTGCGGCGCACCGCGAGGTCGCTGCGGCTCAAGCCCGACGCCGCGGAGAAGGTGCTCGTGCTGGACCTGCGCACCCCGAACGACCTCGCTCGCTCCCGCCTCCTGCACCGGCTGCAGCTGCTGGGCGCGCCCTGGGGGCGGCCGGCGCGCGGGGAGGGCAGGTCGCTGGGCACGTTCAAGGAGGCGTGGTCGCTGGCCTGGCGCCCCGAGCTGGCCGTGGAGCTGGTCGAGGCGTCGGTGTGGGGCACCGCCGTGGAGCCGGCGGCGGTCGGGCGCGCCGAGGAGCTGGCCGGTGAGCCCTCGGCGACGCTGCCGGTGCTGACGTCGCTGGTCGAGACGTGCCTCCTGGCCGACCTGAGCGGCGCCCTCCCCCGCGTGCTGGCCGCGCTCGACGCGCGAGCCGCGGCCGACGGGGACGTCGCCCACCTGCTGGCCGCGCTGCCGCCCCTGGTGCGTGCGCTGCGGTACGGCGACGTGCGCGGCACGGCGGCTCCTCAGCTGGGCGCCGTGGCCGACGCCCTCACCGTCCGCGCGTGCGCGGGCCTGGCCGCCGCCGTCCGCGGGGTGGACGACGACGCCGCCGGCGCCCTGCGCGACCTGCTCGACGGCTTCGACGCCGCGCTGCGGCTGCGGGCCGGCAGCAGTGGCGGCGGCTCCGGAGGTGGAGACGGCGGTGGAGCCGACGGGGTGCGCCGCTGGACGGCCACCGCACGGTCGCTGGCCGCGCGCACCGACGTCCACGGCCTGCTCACCGGACGCCTGGCACGGCTGCTGCTCGATGCCGGAGACCTCGACGCGGACCAGGTCGGCGCCCGCCTGTCGCTGGCGCTGACGCCGGGCACACCACCGGGCGAGGGCGCCCGGTGGGTGGAGGGCTTCCTGTCCGGCGGAGGTGCGGTGCTGGCCCACGACGAGGCGCTGCTCGCCCTCGTCGACAGCTGGCTCTCCCGGCTCGACACCTCCGCGTTCCTCGACGTCCTCCCGCTGCTGAGGCGCACCTTCGGGTCCTTCTCCCCCACCGAGCGGCGCGACGTGGGCCGCCGGGTGCGCCGCGGGCCGCACGCGGAGGCGGCGGGCGCTGAGGAGCCGGTGGACACCGCCCTGGCCGATCCCGTCCTCGACACCGTGCTGCTGCTGCTGGGAGCCACCCGATGACCGACGCCCTGGTGGACGGCCCGACCGACGACGGGACCGGTGGCGACCCGCAGGAGCGGGCGCGCCGTTGGCGCCTGCTGCTCGGCGAGCCGGCGGCCGAGCCGCTGGGGGCGCGGCTGTCAGCCGAGGACGCCGCGGTCGACGCGGCGCTGGCGGAGGTCTACGACAGCGAGCGGACCCAGGGCGGCGGGCGCAGCGCTCGCGGGGGTCTCGGGTCCTCTGCGCCGCACGTCGTCCGGTGGCTGGGCGACCTGCGCACCTACTTCCCCTCCACCGTCGTGCAGGTGGTCCAGCGGGACGCCGTCGACAGGCTCGGCCTGCGCCAGCTGCTCCTCGAGCCGGAGCTGCTGGAGGCGGTCGAGCCCGACGTGCACCTGGTGGGAACGCTGCTGATGCTGAGCCGCGCGATCCCCGAGCGCACCCGCTCGACGGCGCGGGCGGTGGTCGCGAAGGTGGTGGCCGAGGTCGAGCGGCGCCTGGCAGACCGGACCACCCAGGCGGTCACCGGTGCTCTGGACCGCTCCACGCGCACGCGCCGGCCGCAGCTGCGCGACGTCGACTGGGACCGGACGATCGCCGCCAACCTCGCGCACTACCTGCCCGAGCACCGGACGGTCGTACCCGAGCGGCTCGTGGGCCGGGGGCGGCGGCGCACCACGGCCGCGCGCGACGTCGTCGTCGCCGTCGACCAGTCCGGGTCGATGGCGGCCTCGGTGGTCTACGCGAGCGTCTTCGCCGCGGTCCTCGCCACGATGCGGTCCTTGAGGACGTCGCTGGTGGTGTTCGACACCGCCGTGGTGGACCTCACCGACCAGCTGGACGACCCCGTCGACGTGCTCTTCAGCACCCAGCTGGGCGGTGGCACGGACATCAACGGGGCGCTGGCCCACTGCGCATCCCTGGTCACGAGGCCCGCCGACACGCTGCTCGTGCTCATCAGCGACCTCTACGAGGGCGGCGTGCGCGACGAGATGCTCGCCCGCGTGGCGGCGATGACGGCCGCGGGCGTGCAGGTGGTGGTGCTGCTGGCGCTGTCCGACGAGGGCGCCCCCGCGTACGACCACGAGAACGCCGCCGCGCTGGCCGAGCTGGGCGTCCCGGCGTTCGCCTGCACCCCCGACGCCTTCCCCGACCTGCTGGCGGTGGCCCTGGCCAAGGCCGATGTGGCGGCCTGGGCGGAGCGGACCCTCGGCACCGGGAGGTGACCCCGCGGACGGGTGAAGATCGAGTGGCCCAGATCACACAGGGCGAGGACAGTCCTCCTCAGCTGGAGTGATCCAGAGGTTGTTCAACTGAGGAGGTCATCGTGATCGTCCTGGGGCTGGTCCTGCTGCTGCTGGGCTTCTTCCTCAACATCCAGATCCTCTGGATCCTGGGGATCATCCTGCTCATCGTCGGCATCGTCCTGAACTTCGTGCCGATCGGCGGCTCCCGCCGACGAGTGTTCTAGCGCCGGGGTCCTCGACCCCTGCGACGACAGCGACCGCGCACCCCACCAGGGCTGCGCGGTCGCCGTCGTCGTGCGGACAGCTCCGTCAGAGCGTGCGAGCCGTCGGGTCCCAGTCGGCCGGCAGGGCCGGCGCCACCGCCGTGGTGCTCTCCACCTCCACGGGGCTGCGCCGCTGCGCCGCCTCGATGGTGGAGACCATGACGTCGAGCACGTGGAAGGCCTGCTCGCCGCTGGCGCGCTCCGGACGGCCGGCGCGGATGGCCCGGGCGAGCTCCAGCACACCGGCGCCGCGGCTCGCGGTCGACCCGACGGCCGCCTCGCTGCGCGGCTCCTCGCCGAGGGCGTGGACCACGGTGTCGCCGTCGAACATGTTCGGGTCGGGCAGCTCCAGCGTGCCCCCGGAGCCCGCCACCTCCAGCTGGGTGCGGTTCACGGCGGAGTCGAAGCTGAAGACGGCCGTGGCCGACGCGCCGCCCTCG
This portion of the Quadrisphaera setariae genome encodes:
- a CDS encoding SWIM zinc finger family protein; translated protein: MPQTWSVEQVLALAPDPSSAAAGRKQASPRAWTQTGHRAGQPHGAALWGLCQGSGKTPYQTVVDLSGVDGPAFRCSCPSRKFPCKHALGLLLLWSSGSVQAGEAPDWAATWLTGRAEKAERSATKASAATAAAPPSSVAQDDDGRAAARRGSASAARQHKVAAGVAELDEWLADQVRAGLAGLDAAGYAPFEAVAARMVDAQAPGLATRLRRLPGVVASGEGWPGRLLEELAALRLVTSAHGRLDDLPGPLRASVQRELGQPVSSDDVLASPGTADLWQVLALRDAEEGSLTTRRVWLWGTRAQRPAVVLSFAPRGGALDVSLVPGTAVEAVVHHHPGAAPLRVLVGERTGAPGPLPDWPEGNLAAASAAFAAAVAADPWTTSWPALLSPVQLVPPGTDGAWALQDASGRRARLVHSDDDAPWRALAVTGGRPAAVAVEVEASGVRLLAVRDGQRLVAA
- a CDS encoding DUF5691 domain-containing protein codes for the protein MSAWDDAAASALLGTRRRAALPPSLLTAPGPLAPAAEHLAALAAQDPARALLDAAAVLAPWRRAGRAPALADAPDDQQPAPTPTGPDEGSALAPAAVARLELLLASPRNDEVTALLREWLEAAAQHGRRLPAEHLPRLLTDAARDTALAASLAPALGARGRWLAALRPDWQRVAGRHAQAPGGPTDTSPEAAARTWGTGSAAERRLLLAALRAVDPAAGTALLAGTWAKESGADREALLPLLADGAGPWDEALLEQALRDRREAVRTQASRLLLHIPGTALRERWTARARAAVRAERHLLRWRIVVVPPEPLTADELRELGGLGGLGGQRRPQGTGERAWALEQVVAAAPLDTWTSASGRSPEQLVSAPVDDDWRDPLHRGWVTAASRQGDAEWARALLGSGESSGVVARTPPQQVARLVALLPPDEAGAVAARLLRGSARTSSTVQLVLDAVPTPWPAVLLDAVLDRLARPVEGAAWADRSLAATAALRLAAGAGAAAARRLGDPDPTSPPGHLLRVLSFRHAMLEELR
- a CDS encoding ATP-binding protein, with amino-acid sequence MTAQTPDSPTSPAPGTAEQLLRPHAEQAFAAELAALAAADDRPRPPRWALSPWAVATYLLGGTLPGGHVITPKYVGPRRLVEVAVATLATDRALLLLGVPGTAKTWVSEHLAAAVSGSSTLLVQGTAGTAEEAVRYGWNYARLLAEGPSPAALVPSPVMTAMREGRLARVEELTRIPSDVQDALITVLSEKVLPVPELGTEVQAVQGFNVIATANDRDRGVNELSSALRRRFNTVVLPLPASFEDEVDIVSRRVESMGRALALPELPAAAEEIRRVVTVFRELRAGATSDGRTSLKSPSGTLSTAEAISVVTAGLALAAHFGDGVLRAGDVAAGIVGAVVRDPVTDRVAWTEYLEVVARERDGWGDFYRACREVSG
- a CDS encoding DUF5682 family protein, translating into MTSPSSATGPDVRVLGVRHHGPGSARSVRAELEAFCPDVVLVEGPADADPLVPLITGEGTQPPLALMAHVVDEPRRSVFWPFAVFSPEWQALDWATSAGVPVRFCDLPAALLLAPPAGEAAEEAGPEEQDDSAAEEEVPPVRTDPLAVLARAAGYDDPERWWDDVVESRTEGSPFPAVAEAMAALREEAPPAASVAEALHERRREAHMRTVLRRALKEGHQRVAVVCGAWHAPALGAGGARLGPASADAELLRGMPKARVALTWVPWTHGRLAASSGYGAGVVSPGWYHHLFTAPDRPVTRWLAAVAGVLREEDLPVSSASVIEAVRLAESLAVLRGRPLAGLEEVTEATRAALVDGQDHLLDLVVRRLVVGEALGVAPPDAPTTPLEADLRRTARSLRLKPDAAEKVLVLDLRTPNDLARSRLLHRLQLLGAPWGRPARGEGRSLGTFKEAWSLAWRPELAVELVEASVWGTAVEPAAVGRAEELAGEPSATLPVLTSLVETCLLADLSGALPRVLAALDARAAADGDVAHLLAALPPLVRALRYGDVRGTAAPQLGAVADALTVRACAGLAAAVRGVDDDAAGALRDLLDGFDAALRLRAGSSGGGSGGGDGGGADGVRRWTATARSLAARTDVHGLLTGRLARLLLDAGDLDADQVGARLSLALTPGTPPGEGARWVEGFLSGGGAVLAHDEALLALVDSWLSRLDTSAFLDVLPLLRRTFGSFSPTERRDVGRRVRRGPHAEAAGAEEPVDTALADPVLDTVLLLLGATR
- a CDS encoding VWA domain-containing protein; translation: MTDALVDGPTDDGTGGDPQERARRWRLLLGEPAAEPLGARLSAEDAAVDAALAEVYDSERTQGGGRSARGGLGSSAPHVVRWLGDLRTYFPSTVVQVVQRDAVDRLGLRQLLLEPELLEAVEPDVHLVGTLLMLSRAIPERTRSTARAVVAKVVAEVERRLADRTTQAVTGALDRSTRTRRPQLRDVDWDRTIAANLAHYLPEHRTVVPERLVGRGRRRTTAARDVVVAVDQSGSMAASVVYASVFAAVLATMRSLRTSLVVFDTAVVDLTDQLDDPVDVLFSTQLGGGTDINGALAHCASLVTRPADTLLVLISDLYEGGVRDEMLARVAAMTAAGVQVVVLLALSDEGAPAYDHENAAALAELGVPAFACTPDAFPDLLAVALAKADVAAWAERTLGTGR